A portion of the Tachyglossus aculeatus isolate mTacAcu1 chromosome 12 unlocalized genomic scaffold, mTacAcu1.pri SUPER_6_unloc_2, whole genome shotgun sequence genome contains these proteins:
- the LOC119921225 gene encoding olfactory receptor 14A16-like yields the protein MANNSIVMGFLLLGFSEVRELQLVHVVLFFLVYLVALMGNLLIVTITVLDQRLHTPMYVFLKHLSLLDICYITTTVPTSILNSLTNSRSISFLGCTTQVFLMYLFGSSEVFILTAMSYDRYAAICCPLRYGIIMDQKACGKMVGASWLSGSLYSLMHTAAIFPSHFCGPRIIHQFFCDVPQLLKLMCPGEAQAEVCVLVLSVILCFGCFVSILVSYVRIFLAVLKMPATESRTKAFSTCLPHLTVVSLYLFTSVCAHLKPPSSSPLTLDLLVSVFYTVLPPTLNPLIYSLRNRDMKAALGKIFSVHFISGVN from the coding sequence atGGCCAATAACTCCATTGTGATGGGATTTCTCCTTctggggttctcagaggtccgggagctgcagctggtccacgtcgtgctgttcttcctggtctatctGGTGGCCTTGATGGGAAATCTCCTTATCGTCACCATCACTGTCCTCGACCAGCGCCTACACACTCCCATGTACGTTTTCCTCAAGCACCTGTCCCTCTTAGATATCTGCTACATCACCACCACCGTCCCGAcgtccatcctcaactccttgaccaacagcagatccatctccttcctggggtgTACTACACAGGTCTTTTTAATGTATCTTTTTGGTAGTTCAGAAGTTTTCATCCTTACAGCAATGTCGTATGACCGTtacgcagccatctgctgccccttgcGCTATGGCATCATCATGGACCAaaaggcttgtgggaagatggtcggcgcctcctggctcagcgggagtCTTTACTCCCTGATGCACACTGCCGCCATTTTTCCATCCCACTTCTGTGGTCCTCGCATCATccatcagttcttctgtgacgtcccccagtTGCTCAAACTCATGTGCCCTGGAGAGGCCCAAGCAGAAGTCTGCGTTCTTGTCCTCAGTGTTATTTTGTGTTTTGGCTGCTTTgtttccatcctcgtgtcttatgTCCGCATCTTCCTGGcggtgctgaagatgccggccacggagagccggaccaaagccttctccacctgtctgcctcacctcaccGTGGTCTCTCTGTATCTGTTCACGAGTGTGTGTGCCCACCTGAAgccaccctcatcctccccattgacgctggacctgctggtgtctgtgttctacacagtgctgccccccaccctgaaccccctcatctacagcttgaggaaccgggacatgaaggctgccctggggaagATCTTCTCTGTCCACTTCATTTCTGGGGTGAACTGA